In the Phaseolus vulgaris cultivar G19833 chromosome 7, P. vulgaris v2.0, whole genome shotgun sequence genome, one interval contains:
- the LOC137827475 gene encoding actin-related protein 2/3 complex subunit 2B isoform X1: protein MRMACIDRTSPALNQILLKLYCAEKPLEIDHHLYEFGSVEYHIQSQASNPQLAYLSVSMPPLCHGVLPNELSSKTIEMVKGLCPNVVEIIEPAKEGYQLTLKLDLNQIPRNKDYDKIIREISSVHSVILSSQLKEMLWNVNSDDALQGMYKPIKLVYHPREPFFLIRQPQRIIAVFPIRFKEKSDVTIATAFFQELVDVGSSDKWAKAPPCNWSAIPPPELRGEAFEDLSTNGGFFTFDISSRHVEGNRLDKTVWSLLNFSAYVRYHVKSTKGFIQRRMRKRLESLVEVLHQTNSEENEQTKQHKVHRYTKKLVRSTKYVILKQRWQTFGRKIKRIGFRLKIHGFTRFRQRWLRFPKFSTGYTKID from the exons ATGAGAATGGCATGCATAGATAGAACATCTCCAGCACTGAACCAAATACTGCTCAAACTTTACTG TGCTGAGAAGCCCTTGGAGATTGATCATCACTTGTATGAATTTGGGTCAGTGGAGTACCATATTCAG TCTCAAGCCTCTAATCCCCAACTAGCCTACTTGTCAGTATCAATGCCACCTCTTTGCCATGGAGTCCTGCCAAATGAACTTTCTTCTAAGACCATTGAAATGGTTAAGGGTCTATGTCCTAATGTTGTGGAGATTATAGAGCCTGCCAAAGAAGGATACCAGCTTACTCTGAAGCTTGACCTTAATCAGATTCCAAGAAACAAAG ACTATGATAAGATCATTAGGGAAATATCATCAGTACATTCAGTAATTCTGAGTTCACAGCTGAAAGAAATGTTATGGAACGTGAATTCTGATGATGCACTTCAGGGGATGTACAAACCCATCAAACTAGTCTACCATCCAAGAGAACCTTTCTTTCTTATAAGACAG CCACAAAGAATCATAGCAGTATTCCCAATTCGTTTCAAGGAAAAGTCAGATGTGACTATTGCCACAGCTTTCTTTCAG GAGCTTGTGGACGTGGGAAGTTCAGATAAATGGGCCAAGGCACCACCCTGCAACTGGTCAGCCATTCCTCCACCAGAGTTAAGAGGAGAAGCTTTTGAGGATTTGAGTACCAATGGAGGGTTTTTCACTTTTG ATATCTCTTCTCGTCACGTTGAAGGCAATAGGCTAGACAAAACTGTCTGGAGTCTATTAAATTTCAGTGCCTATGTTAGATATCATGTAAAG AGCACCAAAGGTTTTATTCAAAGAAGGATGAGGAAGCGTTTGGAAAGTTTAGTTGAG GTACTGCACCAAACAAACTCAGAAGAAAATGAACAAACCAAACAACATAAAG TACATAGGTACACAAAGAAACTAGTGAGATCAACAAAATATGTCATCCTCAAACAAAGATGGCAAACCtttggaagaaaaataaagagGATTGGGTTCCGACTTAAAATTCACGGATTTACACGATTTCGTCAACGATGGTTGAGGTTCCCAAAATTTTCAACAGGATATACAAAAATAGATTAG
- the LOC137827475 gene encoding actin-related protein 2/3 complex subunit 2B isoform X2 produces MRMACIDRTSPALNQILLKLYCAEKPLEIDHHLYEFGSVEYHIQSQASNPQLAYLSVSMPPLCHGVLPNELSSKTIEMVKGLCPNVVEIIEPAKEGYQLTLKLDLNQIPRNKDYDKIIREISSVHSVILSSQLKEMLWNVNSDDALQGMYKPIKLVYHPREPFFLIRQPQRIIAVFPIRFKEKSDVTIATAFFQELVDVGSSDKWAKAPPCNWSAIPPPELRGEAFEDLSTNGGFFTFDISSRHVEGNRLDKTVWSLLNFSAYVRYHVKSTKGFIQRRMRKRLESLVEYIGTQRN; encoded by the exons ATGAGAATGGCATGCATAGATAGAACATCTCCAGCACTGAACCAAATACTGCTCAAACTTTACTG TGCTGAGAAGCCCTTGGAGATTGATCATCACTTGTATGAATTTGGGTCAGTGGAGTACCATATTCAG TCTCAAGCCTCTAATCCCCAACTAGCCTACTTGTCAGTATCAATGCCACCTCTTTGCCATGGAGTCCTGCCAAATGAACTTTCTTCTAAGACCATTGAAATGGTTAAGGGTCTATGTCCTAATGTTGTGGAGATTATAGAGCCTGCCAAAGAAGGATACCAGCTTACTCTGAAGCTTGACCTTAATCAGATTCCAAGAAACAAAG ACTATGATAAGATCATTAGGGAAATATCATCAGTACATTCAGTAATTCTGAGTTCACAGCTGAAAGAAATGTTATGGAACGTGAATTCTGATGATGCACTTCAGGGGATGTACAAACCCATCAAACTAGTCTACCATCCAAGAGAACCTTTCTTTCTTATAAGACAG CCACAAAGAATCATAGCAGTATTCCCAATTCGTTTCAAGGAAAAGTCAGATGTGACTATTGCCACAGCTTTCTTTCAG GAGCTTGTGGACGTGGGAAGTTCAGATAAATGGGCCAAGGCACCACCCTGCAACTGGTCAGCCATTCCTCCACCAGAGTTAAGAGGAGAAGCTTTTGAGGATTTGAGTACCAATGGAGGGTTTTTCACTTTTG ATATCTCTTCTCGTCACGTTGAAGGCAATAGGCTAGACAAAACTGTCTGGAGTCTATTAAATTTCAGTGCCTATGTTAGATATCATGTAAAG AGCACCAAAGGTTTTATTCAAAGAAGGATGAGGAAGCGTTTGGAAAGTTTAGTTGAG TACATAGGTACACAAAGAAACTAG
- the LOC137827484 gene encoding uncharacterized protein isoform X1, which translates to MDSKDVNGCIMDKHKPVVVASTLGSEKVEDHVNGDDESDSNSLLPPRRGGMSRNSDKTRRKVQWNDRNGNKLAEVLEYEPSDVSDSEDEDSDSCICTIM; encoded by the exons ATGGATTCCAAGGATGTTAATGGTTGCATCATGGATAAACACAAACCTGTGGTGGTGGCTTCTACTTTGGGGAGTGAAAAGGTTGAAGATCATGTCAACGGAGATGATGAGAGTGATTCCAATTCTTTGTTGCCTCCTCGGAGAGGTGGCATGTCCAGAAACAGTGACAAGACTCGCCGGAAAGTGCAATGGAATGATAGGAATGGAAACAAACTTGCTGAGGTGTTGGAATATGAGCCCag TGATGTCAGTGATTCAGAAGATGAGGATTCGGATTCTTGCATCTGTACAATAATGTAG
- the LOC137827484 gene encoding uncharacterized protein isoform X2, protein MDSKDVNGCIMDKHKPVVVASTLGSEKVEDHVNGDDESDSNSLLPPRRGGMSRNSDKTRRKVQWNDRNGNKLAEVLEYEPRAHYRRHALVSVLST, encoded by the exons ATGGATTCCAAGGATGTTAATGGTTGCATCATGGATAAACACAAACCTGTGGTGGTGGCTTCTACTTTGGGGAGTGAAAAGGTTGAAGATCATGTCAACGGAGATGATGAGAGTGATTCCAATTCTTTGTTGCCTCCTCGGAGAGGTGGCATGTCCAGAAACAGTGACAAGACTCGCCGGAAAGTGCAATGGAATGATAGGAATGGAAACAAACTTGCTGAGGTGTTGGAATATGAGCCCag GGCACATTACAGAAGACATGCACTTGTTTCTGTTTTGTCCACATAA